The Gemmatimonadaceae bacterium genome contains a region encoding:
- a CDS encoding protein kinase, with the protein MTSQHSVLPTLVGNYTLEREIGRGGMATVYQARDHRHERGVAVKVLNRDVAASLGPERFLQEIKTAASLTHPHIVPVHDSGEYDGSLFYVMPQIEGETLRGRLDRERQLPMSEILRLVRPLAAALDFAHRHGVVHRDIKPENIILCEGEPLILDFGIAKAISAAGGDSLTRTGVAIGTPAYLSPEQASGETQLDGKSDQYSLACVVYEMIAGTPPFTANTAQGVIAKRFSERAAPLPKVPPALSDAVLKALSLEPARRFASVSEFAQALAKAAGADGASAADSDRQSIAVLPFTNMSADADNEYFTDGIAEEIINALTKVRALGVASRTSAFAFKGSKDDIAEIGRRLKVRTVLEGSVRKAGNRLRVSTQLIDVATGFHLWSERYDRELEDVFAIQDEIATSIVSALQVVLTAKEEAAIKKVPTQSVRAYEYYLRGRQLFHQRRPETLDAAEDMFRRAIALDPDYGLAFTGLADCSAFRFFEHAGGDEALAQAEAASSRALKLDPELAEAHASRGLTLNYQRRFDEAAREFERAMELDPALYEGPYYYARSLQAQGFLDRAVEYYDKAADLRLDDYQALAFAASAYESLGRRDKSADFSRRAMAAMERALSLNPGDSRAMYLGAITLQRMGEAKQAEEWARRAVQTDPTHPLLSYNVACFHALAGRPGLALDHLERAMELGMRNRDWLLTDPDLESVRADPRFQALLTDKTPTA; encoded by the coding sequence ATGACAAGTCAGCATTCCGTTCTTCCAACGCTGGTGGGCAACTATACGCTCGAGCGTGAAATCGGGCGCGGCGGCATGGCCACGGTTTATCAGGCGCGCGATCACCGGCATGAGCGAGGCGTAGCAGTGAAGGTCTTGAACCGCGATGTGGCTGCATCCCTCGGCCCCGAGCGGTTCCTTCAGGAGATCAAGACCGCGGCGAGTCTCACTCACCCGCACATCGTACCCGTCCACGATTCAGGTGAGTACGACGGCTCGCTGTTTTACGTAATGCCGCAGATCGAGGGCGAGACTCTGCGCGGCCGCCTCGACCGGGAGAGACAGCTGCCGATGAGTGAGATTCTCCGCCTAGTCAGACCCCTCGCTGCGGCGCTCGACTTCGCTCACCGGCATGGCGTTGTCCATCGCGACATCAAGCCCGAAAACATCATCCTCTGCGAGGGTGAACCGCTCATTCTGGATTTCGGGATTGCCAAAGCCATTTCAGCCGCGGGTGGCGACAGCCTGACGCGAACGGGAGTGGCAATTGGCACTCCTGCTTACCTCAGCCCCGAGCAGGCGAGTGGTGAGACTCAGCTGGATGGCAAGAGTGATCAGTACAGCCTGGCCTGCGTGGTTTACGAGATGATCGCCGGAACGCCGCCATTCACGGCAAACACTGCACAGGGAGTGATCGCAAAGCGATTCAGCGAGCGAGCGGCGCCGTTGCCGAAGGTACCGCCGGCATTGTCGGATGCGGTGCTCAAGGCACTTTCCCTGGAGCCCGCGCGCAGATTCGCGAGTGTGTCTGAATTCGCGCAGGCACTGGCGAAGGCAGCTGGGGCAGATGGCGCTTCAGCAGCGGATTCGGACCGCCAGTCCATAGCGGTTCTGCCCTTCACCAACATGAGCGCCGATGCTGACAATGAATACTTCACGGATGGCATTGCAGAGGAGATCATCAACGCACTGACCAAGGTGCGCGCGCTCGGCGTCGCGTCACGCACATCCGCTTTCGCGTTCAAGGGGAGCAAGGACGACATAGCGGAGATCGGCCGCCGACTGAAAGTGCGGACGGTGCTGGAAGGCAGCGTTCGCAAAGCCGGCAACCGCTTGCGCGTGTCGACTCAGCTCATTGATGTTGCAACGGGCTTCCACCTCTGGTCCGAGCGATACGACCGGGAGCTTGAAGACGTGTTTGCCATCCAGGACGAAATCGCAACCAGCATCGTGAGCGCGCTGCAGGTGGTGCTGACGGCGAAGGAAGAGGCGGCGATAAAAAAGGTTCCGACTCAAAGCGTTCGCGCTTACGAGTACTACCTGCGTGGACGCCAGCTTTTTCACCAGCGCCGGCCCGAGACTCTGGATGCGGCCGAAGACATGTTCCGCCGCGCGATCGCGCTCGACCCGGACTATGGCCTCGCGTTTACCGGCCTTGCCGACTGCTCGGCATTTCGGTTCTTCGAGCATGCCGGCGGCGACGAGGCGCTCGCGCAGGCTGAGGCTGCCAGCAGCAGGGCGCTCAAGCTAGACCCCGAGCTTGCGGAGGCGCACGCATCACGGGGACTGACATTGAATTATCAACGACGCTTCGACGAAGCGGCGCGCGAGTTCGAGCGGGCGATGGAGCTGGACCCCGCGCTCTACGAGGGGCCGTACTATTACGCGCGCTCATTGCAGGCGCAAGGTTTTCTCGACCGGGCGGTCGAGTACTACGACAAGGCCGCGGACCTTCGCCTCGATGATTACCAGGCTCTCGCCTTTGCCGCCTCTGCCTACGAATCGCTGGGTCGTCGTGACAAATCGGCCGATTTCTCGCGTCGCGCGATGGCAGCAATGGAACGCGCATTGTCGCTGAATCCAGGCGACTCGCGCGCGATGTACCTCGGCGCAATTACTCTGCAGCGAATGGGTGAAGCAAAGCAGGCAGAGGAGTGGGCTCGGCGCGCCGTGCAGACTGATCCGACGCATCCGCTGCTTTCCTACAACGTCGCGTGCTTTCACGCTCTGGCGGGACGACCCGGGCTTGCACTCGACCACCTGGAGCGAGCGATGGAGCTCGGAATGCGCAATCGCGACTGGCTCCTGACAGATCCGGATCTGGAGTCTGTTCGAGCAGACCCGCGCTTCCAGGCGCTGCTCACTGACAAAACGCCGACCGCGTAG
- a CDS encoding glycine zipper domain-containing protein, with the protein MTSSKILATLAIVSVFACGKSDTAATDSLSLAARNQMSLDSISAAERAAAATAVAPVATDPSYAPAAPSRSTGTSARRTSGSRSTSSGGTSSGTVYPSPAPTSSGTVTIKNTERDAKIGAVAGAVIGATTSKNKVKGAIVGGVIGAAAGAVIGNNIDKKTVKK; encoded by the coding sequence ATGACAAGCTCAAAAATTCTGGCAACGCTCGCGATTGTGAGCGTCTTTGCGTGCGGCAAGTCCGACACGGCGGCGACGGACAGCCTCTCTCTCGCGGCACGGAATCAGATGTCACTCGATTCGATATCGGCGGCGGAACGGGCAGCGGCTGCCACAGCGGTCGCTCCAGTAGCCACGGATCCGTCTTATGCGCCGGCTGCGCCAAGCCGTTCGACAGGCACCAGCGCGCGACGCACGAGTGGATCGCGCTCCACGAGCTCCGGTGGAACCTCGAGCGGCACCGTATATCCTTCGCCAGCCCCAACGAGCTCGGGCACCGTCACCATCAAGAACACCGAGCGTGATGCGAAGATCGGCGCGGTTGCCGGTGCGGTCATTGGCGCAACGACGAGCAAGAACAAGGTGAAGGGCGCGATCGTGGGTGGCGTGATTGGGGCCGCAGCGGGCGCAGTGATCGGCAACAACATCGACAAGAAGACGGTGAAGAAGTAG
- a CDS encoding hotdog fold thioesterase, whose protein sequence is MTLSNDSQETILAHATNGLAEKLGIEIVELTASRVVATMPVDERTRQPYGLLHGGASVALAETLASLGAIMNIDQHQSSAVGLEINANHIRAKREGTVRGTATPSHIGRSTHVWMVEIVDEEARVVCVSRCTIAIVPTR, encoded by the coding sequence ATGACGCTTTCCAACGACTCGCAGGAAACAATACTCGCTCACGCAACGAACGGTCTGGCCGAGAAGCTGGGGATTGAAATCGTGGAGCTGACGGCATCCAGGGTTGTGGCGACCATGCCTGTCGACGAGCGCACGCGGCAGCCTTACGGCCTGCTCCACGGCGGCGCTTCAGTCGCGCTTGCGGAAACGCTCGCATCCCTCGGCGCGATCATGAATATCGATCAGCACCAGTCGAGTGCCGTCGGGCTCGAGATAAACGCGAACCACATTCGCGCGAAACGTGAAGGGACGGTTCGTGGCACAGCGACTCCGTCTCATATCGGACGTTCGACCCACGTGTGGATGGTCGAGATCGTTGATGAAGAAGCGCGCGTTGTCTGCGTTTCGCGCTGCACGATCGCTATCGTACCGACCCGCTGA
- a CDS encoding ATP-binding protein, whose amino-acid sequence MHEFLADIESLITAQLQGKGLRYEYDECDSGLAVKADAEKMRQIMLNLLSNAIKFTPAGGKVSIESDVDGDKVRIQVRDTGVGIPADKLSAIFEPFIQLDRKLTSVHEGTGLGLAISRDLARAMSGDLTAESTLGEGSAFTLELPRGDGNAAIAPSVRQD is encoded by the coding sequence GTGCACGAATTCCTCGCCGACATCGAGTCTCTGATCACGGCGCAGCTGCAGGGCAAGGGACTGCGCTACGAATACGACGAGTGTGACAGCGGTCTCGCGGTCAAGGCGGACGCTGAAAAAATGCGGCAGATAATGCTGAATCTTCTGTCGAACGCCATCAAGTTCACACCGGCGGGAGGCAAGGTATCCATCGAGTCTGACGTCGACGGCGACAAGGTCAGAATTCAGGTTCGCGACACTGGCGTCGGAATTCCCGCCGACAAGCTCTCGGCGATCTTCGAGCCCTTTATTCAGCTCGACCGGAAGCTCACGAGCGTTCACGAGGGCACCGGTCTCGGCCTCGCCATCAGCCGCGATCTTGCCCGCGCGATGTCCGGCGATTTGACTGCTGAAAGCACGCTTGGCGAGGGTTCCGCATTCACGCTCGAGCTGCCGCGCGGAGATGGGAATGCCGCAATTGCCCCTTCGGTAAGGCAGGATTAA
- a CDS encoding glycosyltransferase family 2 protein, which translates to MIDLTVVVGSVASERSIRACLASVLTSCAGLRSEIIVVDASTDETASLVRRYFPEVQLTCLPPGTLIPVLWSTGLASARGSRVAFTTGHCVVPQVWAIDLNKALDTGAAGAGGPIALGPGASLVHRAIYFLRYSAFMPSDGRAVVDVSEIAGDNAMYERSVFDEHRSSLADGLWEVEIHHALRAQGRRLVMAQSAGADLAGTFPLALITRYRFAHGRHYGAWRVRQKLVSASRIVVAAPAVPVLLLARTARRVIRSGSKLIGFFSATPIMFWLASSWAFGEAVGALRPSAGARQAPDLEAARAHRN; encoded by the coding sequence TTGATCGACTTGACGGTTGTTGTCGGGTCAGTTGCTTCTGAGCGCTCGATTCGGGCGTGTCTCGCGTCTGTCCTCACAAGCTGTGCGGGCCTCCGCTCAGAGATAATCGTTGTCGACGCCTCCACCGACGAAACCGCCTCACTCGTGCGCCGGTACTTTCCCGAAGTTCAGCTGACTTGTCTTCCACCGGGAACGCTGATACCCGTGCTCTGGTCGACAGGACTCGCGTCCGCCCGAGGGTCGCGCGTTGCGTTCACTACAGGGCACTGTGTCGTTCCCCAGGTGTGGGCTATCGACCTAAACAAGGCGCTCGACACGGGAGCCGCCGGTGCTGGCGGACCCATCGCGTTAGGGCCCGGGGCCTCGCTTGTCCACCGCGCAATTTACTTTCTTCGCTACTCCGCGTTCATGCCGAGCGATGGACGCGCTGTTGTCGACGTTTCCGAAATCGCCGGAGACAACGCCATGTACGAGCGCTCGGTTTTCGACGAGCACCGCTCCTCGCTTGCAGACGGGCTCTGGGAGGTCGAGATACATCACGCGCTGCGCGCTCAAGGCCGCCGTCTCGTCATGGCTCAGTCGGCCGGCGCGGACCTCGCCGGCACTTTTCCGCTGGCGCTGATAACCCGCTATCGCTTCGCGCACGGGCGGCACTACGGTGCCTGGAGGGTTCGACAGAAGCTCGTGTCGGCGTCGCGCATCGTCGTGGCTGCTCCTGCTGTTCCCGTGCTGCTGCTTGCGAGGACGGCACGGCGAGTGATACGGAGCGGTTCGAAACTGATCGGCTTTTTCAGCGCGACACCGATCATGTTCTGGCTGGCCTCATCCTGGGCCTTCGGTGAAGCGGTCGGTGCACTGCGCCCGAGCGCGGGCGCGCGGCAGGCGCCGGATCTCGAGGCTGCGCGTGCGCATCGGAATTGA
- a CDS encoding glycosyltransferase family 1 protein, whose product MRIGIDATCWANKRGYGRFTREIVTAMAALAPENEFICFLDRKAADVFSLSESNVRPIVVDLREAPVVAASAAGRRGLGDILRMTRAVAREPLDVFLSPSVYTYFPLPLNIPAVITIHDAIPERFSKLTFPSARSRLFWRMKVRLALFQARIVLTVSDHAANDLVRVLGVARRKIRVAVEAPATEYRPSTSEGDVTAAAKRAGLPAGARWFVYLGGFNPHKNVPAIVRAHAALAAELGDAAPYLLLIGTRDRDVFQTEGADIQSAIETGGASHLVKWTGFVEDETLRHLHSGSLGLVLVSEAEGFGLPAVEAAACGTAVIATTDSPLPELLEGGGIFIRPGDDASLLSAMRTLATDEKTRRELGANALSAARKLTWDRGARAALAAIREAAR is encoded by the coding sequence GTGCGCATCGGAATTGACGCTACCTGCTGGGCAAATAAACGGGGGTACGGCCGCTTCACGCGCGAGATCGTTACAGCGATGGCTGCCCTGGCGCCCGAGAATGAGTTCATCTGCTTTCTCGATCGGAAAGCAGCAGATGTGTTTTCGCTGAGCGAGTCGAACGTCCGTCCGATAGTTGTCGATCTTCGAGAGGCCCCGGTGGTTGCTGCATCAGCTGCGGGCCGACGGGGCCTTGGGGACATACTGCGAATGACGCGCGCCGTCGCTCGTGAGCCGCTGGATGTATTCTTATCGCCCTCCGTCTACACGTACTTCCCGCTTCCCTTGAATATTCCTGCGGTAATCACAATTCACGACGCGATTCCTGAACGATTCTCGAAGCTGACATTCCCGTCTGCGCGGTCGAGGCTGTTCTGGCGGATGAAAGTTCGGCTTGCCCTGTTCCAGGCGCGCATCGTTCTTACAGTGTCGGATCACGCCGCCAACGACCTTGTGCGCGTGCTCGGTGTCGCCCGCAGGAAGATACGCGTCGCCGTCGAAGCCCCGGCGACGGAGTACCGTCCTTCGACGAGCGAAGGCGACGTCACCGCAGCCGCCAAGCGTGCCGGATTGCCCGCGGGCGCGCGATGGTTCGTTTACCTCGGGGGCTTCAATCCTCACAAGAACGTTCCGGCGATCGTGCGCGCGCACGCTGCGCTGGCGGCTGAGCTCGGCGACGCCGCCCCGTATCTTCTGCTTATTGGAACGCGCGACCGAGACGTCTTTCAGACGGAAGGCGCCGACATTCAGTCTGCGATCGAGACCGGCGGCGCATCGCATCTCGTCAAATGGACCGGCTTTGTCGAGGATGAGACCTTGAGACACCTGCACTCCGGGTCTCTCGGGCTGGTGCTCGTGTCGGAAGCCGAGGGGTTCGGACTTCCCGCTGTCGAGGCCGCGGCGTGCGGAACGGCCGTGATTGCCACCACCGACAGTCCGCTTCCGGAGCTGCTCGAAGGAGGTGGCATTTTCATTCGTCCAGGCGACGACGCTTCGCTCCTCTCGGCGATGCGCACGCTGGCGACCGACGAGAAGACACGCCGGGAGCTCGGAGCGAACGCGCTTTCCGCCGCAAGGAAGCTGACGTGGGACAGGGGCGCTCGCGCAGCGCTCGCCGCGATCCGGGAGGCGGCGCGTTGA
- a CDS encoding glycosyltransferase family 4 protein, with protein MSPLRFCFPTTFYPPYSFGGDAVGVQRLARALVRRGHEVTVVYNKDAYRLLTNGKEPRGVTSDDGVHVIGLESEVGWLAPVLTQQTGHPMANARRLRSILDDGRFDVINFHNTSLIGGPGIFSYGRGATKLYMAHEHWLVCPTHVLWRHNRELCDERQCLRCQLVYRRPPQWWRWTGLMRRELQHLNGFIAMSEFSRAKHHEFGFPHEMEVVPYFLADPGPGPEAAVPVFERRHARPYFLFVGRLEKIKGLDDVIPLFHDYEDADLLIAGDGNYEGHLRELAASNPRVVFLGRVPFERLRAYYQHAVATVVPSVCYETFGIILIESFRQKTPVIARRLGPFPEIVERAHGGELFGSESELVAAMRRLQGDTDYRNRLAESAYRASIDVWSESAVIPRYLEVVEGFGR; from the coding sequence TTGAGCCCATTGCGCTTCTGCTTCCCCACAACTTTCTATCCGCCGTACAGCTTCGGCGGCGACGCTGTCGGAGTTCAGCGTCTGGCGCGTGCCCTGGTCAGGCGGGGCCACGAAGTGACGGTGGTTTACAACAAGGATGCGTATCGACTTCTGACGAACGGCAAAGAGCCGCGCGGAGTCACCTCCGATGACGGCGTGCACGTCATCGGACTCGAAAGCGAGGTGGGATGGCTTGCGCCAGTGCTGACTCAGCAGACTGGCCATCCAATGGCCAATGCCCGCCGTCTTCGGTCGATACTGGATGATGGCCGCTTCGACGTCATCAACTTTCACAACACGTCGTTGATCGGCGGGCCTGGAATCTTTTCGTATGGCCGAGGCGCCACCAAGCTGTACATGGCGCACGAACACTGGCTGGTCTGTCCAACGCACGTGCTGTGGCGTCACAACCGCGAGCTGTGTGATGAGCGTCAGTGCCTTCGGTGTCAGCTCGTTTATCGCCGGCCGCCGCAGTGGTGGCGTTGGACCGGCCTGATGCGCAGGGAGCTGCAACACCTCAATGGATTTATCGCGATGAGCGAGTTCAGCCGCGCGAAGCATCACGAATTCGGTTTTCCGCACGAGATGGAAGTCGTGCCGTACTTCCTCGCCGACCCCGGCCCCGGCCCGGAAGCCGCCGTGCCGGTATTCGAGCGTCGGCACGCGCGTCCGTATTTTCTCTTTGTCGGCAGGCTCGAGAAGATAAAGGGTCTGGACGACGTGATTCCGCTGTTCCATGACTATGAGGACGCAGACCTCCTGATCGCCGGCGACGGGAACTACGAAGGCCATCTGCGCGAGCTGGCGGCCAGCAACCCGCGCGTGGTGTTCCTCGGGCGCGTTCCGTTCGAGCGGCTGCGTGCTTACTATCAGCATGCCGTGGCCACGGTAGTGCCGTCCGTGTGCTACGAGACTTTCGGGATCATACTCATTGAATCGTTTCGACAGAAAACTCCGGTGATCGCGAGGCGGCTGGGACCGTTCCCCGAGATTGTGGAGCGAGCACACGGTGGGGAGCTGTTCGGGAGCGAGTCTGAGCTCGTCGCGGCAATGCGTCGTCTTCAAGGTGACACTGACTACCGGAACCGGCTGGCGGAAAGCGCCTATCGTGCTTCGATAGACGTGTGGTCGGAAAGCGCAGTCATTCCGCGCTACCTCGAAGTGGTGGAGGGCTTCGGCAGATGA
- a CDS encoding GDP-mannose 4,6-dehydratase has protein sequence MKVLITGGAGFIGSHLADRMLARGDDVLVIDDFSSGSPDNIAHLRGNPSFQCVVGSASDDEVVAPLVARSDAIVHLAAAVGVRLILESPVRTIENNLFGTAAVLTAAADAHRAGSRKIVLLASTSEVYGKGNRPPFREDDDLTLGATTNSRWAYACSKAMDEWLGLAHWREHGLPVTIARFFNTVGPRQTGRYGMVLPNFTDQALAGEPITVFGTGRQSRCFCHVSDTVEAIIRLLDTPDTDGQVFNVGSDREISMHDLAQLVRRTANSASPIELVPYEEAYAEGFEDMERRVPDCSKIEKWTGFRPKRSLEQIIADVIADRRMRLTPT, from the coding sequence ATGAAGGTGCTGATTACGGGCGGCGCGGGATTTATCGGGTCCCATCTGGCCGACAGGATGCTGGCCCGCGGCGACGACGTGCTCGTCATCGACGACTTCTCGAGTGGATCCCCGGACAACATCGCGCATCTTCGTGGCAACCCGAGCTTTCAATGCGTAGTCGGCTCCGCCTCGGATGATGAAGTGGTTGCGCCACTCGTCGCCAGGAGCGATGCGATCGTTCATCTGGCTGCCGCCGTCGGGGTGCGTCTCATTCTCGAAAGTCCCGTGCGCACGATCGAGAACAATCTGTTCGGGACCGCCGCGGTTCTTACTGCCGCTGCTGATGCACACAGAGCAGGCAGCCGCAAGATCGTGCTGCTCGCGTCCACGTCGGAGGTTTACGGAAAAGGCAACCGCCCACCGTTCCGAGAGGACGACGATCTCACGCTCGGCGCGACGACCAACTCCAGGTGGGCTTATGCGTGCTCGAAAGCGATGGACGAATGGCTCGGTCTGGCGCACTGGCGCGAGCACGGTCTGCCTGTCACGATTGCCCGCTTCTTCAACACGGTCGGACCTCGCCAAACGGGGCGTTATGGAATGGTGCTTCCCAATTTCACCGACCAGGCCCTCGCCGGCGAGCCGATCACGGTGTTCGGCACGGGGCGGCAGTCGCGCTGCTTCTGTCACGTCAGCGACACGGTCGAAGCGATAATACGACTGCTCGATACGCCTGACACAGACGGGCAGGTGTTCAACGTTGGCTCCGACCGCGAGATCAGCATGCACGATCTTGCGCAGCTGGTGCGCCGGACTGCAAACAGCGCTTCGCCAATCGAGCTCGTTCCCTACGAGGAAGCGTACGCCGAGGGATTCGAGGATATGGAGCGGCGCGTACCCGACTGCAGCAAGATCGAGAAGTGGACCGGGTTTCGGCCGAAGCGCTCGCTCGAGCAGATCATTGCCGACGTTATCGCAGACCGACGGATGCGGCTGACGCCAACCTAG
- a CDS encoding polysaccharide deacetylase family protein: MRAVITYHSIDPSNSAISISEAEFRRHIQWLASGSVPVVPLEAILSAGVDSDAIALTFDDGFKSFGEIALDLLSEHSLASTVFIVTGKVGGTNAWEPGAAAASLPVLTLLDWAGIARAVERGVTLGSHGRTHRRLPSLEQQELEDELSGSLDDFRRELGISPATFCYPYGDATERERTAAARAYRVAVTTELRPIAEDEDPYAVPRVDAYYLRRRGRLESFGTPAFARYLRARRQGRSLKSSVGRLLGRGNE; this comes from the coding sequence GTGCGCGCCGTCATCACCTACCACTCGATAGATCCTTCCAACTCCGCAATCTCCATAAGCGAGGCGGAGTTTCGGCGCCACATCCAGTGGCTCGCGAGTGGTTCTGTCCCTGTCGTGCCTCTCGAAGCGATACTGTCAGCGGGCGTTGACTCCGACGCCATCGCACTGACGTTCGATGACGGTTTCAAGAGCTTCGGCGAAATCGCCCTGGATCTCCTTTCCGAGCATAGCCTCGCCTCGACGGTTTTCATTGTCACCGGGAAGGTCGGTGGTACCAACGCATGGGAGCCCGGCGCCGCGGCGGCGTCGCTGCCGGTACTTACACTCCTCGACTGGGCAGGAATCGCGCGGGCGGTGGAGCGGGGCGTTACGCTCGGCTCACATGGGAGAACGCATCGCCGTCTTCCCTCGCTCGAGCAGCAGGAGCTCGAAGACGAACTCAGTGGCTCGCTGGATGACTTTCGACGCGAGCTGGGAATCTCGCCGGCAACGTTCTGTTATCCCTACGGCGATGCGACGGAAAGGGAGAGGACCGCAGCCGCGCGTGCGTACCGGGTGGCAGTTACGACGGAGCTCCGACCCATCGCCGAGGACGAGGATCCCTACGCGGTGCCGCGAGTCGACGCTTACTATTTGCGGCGACGCGGCCGCCTGGAGAGCTTCGGTACACCGGCATTCGCCCGCTACCTGAGAGCTCGAAGGCAGGGGCGGAGCCTGAAGAGCAGTGTGGGACGGCTGCTGGGTCGCGGGAATGAATGA
- a CDS encoding glycosyltransferase has translation MNEAPVISVVIPTHNAGPFLPLVIAALLKSDLPRKRWELIVVDDVSPGGAPKVPGADSVLDMHGTPRGPAAARNTGAEAARAPLVAFVDADVCVRPDVLRRLVEHFRRDSELAGVFGSYDASPAEPGFISQYRNLLHHYVHQQKSGDVESFWAGCGAVRRAAFLEVGMFDQARYTTPQIEDIELGYRLRDRGYRIILDPQIQGTHLKRWTFRGMVRANFQHRGLPYARLLLERRRLLSSQGLSVGSSDKASTVLIAVTVMAIACAVVFRDWRWLIGTIACIAAFVLVNRRLLGWFARVRGPWFAARAALMHLVYHATNVAALGYSVITHSLKRRSERSAPSRAV, from the coding sequence ATGAATGAGGCCCCTGTCATCTCAGTCGTTATCCCGACACACAACGCGGGACCGTTTCTTCCCCTAGTAATTGCTGCGCTCCTGAAGAGTGATCTTCCGCGCAAGCGGTGGGAGCTCATCGTCGTGGACGACGTTAGCCCGGGTGGTGCGCCAAAGGTACCCGGCGCCGATTCGGTGCTCGACATGCACGGCACACCTCGAGGGCCCGCGGCCGCAAGAAACACCGGCGCGGAAGCAGCACGTGCACCGCTGGTCGCGTTCGTGGACGCCGACGTGTGCGTTCGGCCGGACGTGCTGCGGCGACTTGTCGAGCATTTTCGGAGAGACTCCGAGCTCGCCGGCGTTTTCGGATCGTACGACGCGTCGCCTGCGGAGCCGGGCTTTATCTCACAGTACCGGAACCTCCTGCATCACTACGTGCACCAGCAGAAGAGCGGAGACGTCGAGAGCTTCTGGGCGGGCTGCGGAGCGGTGAGACGGGCCGCTTTTCTCGAAGTCGGAATGTTCGACCAGGCGCGCTACACGACCCCGCAGATCGAAGACATCGAGCTGGGGTACCGGCTCCGGGACCGCGGATATCGGATCATTCTTGATCCTCAGATTCAGGGAACCCATCTGAAGCGATGGACGTTCCGCGGCATGGTCCGCGCGAACTTCCAGCATCGTGGATTGCCCTACGCGCGCCTGCTCCTCGAGCGTCGACGGCTGCTGAGCTCCCAGGGGCTGAGCGTCGGCAGCTCGGACAAGGCGAGCACCGTGCTCATCGCAGTGACTGTGATGGCGATTGCGTGCGCCGTGGTTTTCCGCGACTGGCGGTGGCTCATTGGCACAATCGCCTGTATCGCCGCTTTCGTCCTGGTCAATCGACGTCTGCTCGGCTGGTTCGCACGGGTTCGCGGGCCGTGGTTCGCCGCGCGCGCCGCTCTAATGCATCTCGTCTACCACGCCACGAACGTGGCCGCGCTCGGATACAGTGTCATAACACACTCGCTTAAACGGCGCTCAGAGCGCAGCGCACCAAGCCGAGCAGTGTGA